The Vicugna pacos chromosome 5, VicPac4, whole genome shotgun sequence genome includes the window acTGTTGACACATGCAAAAACTTGGATGAATCTTAAAGGCattttgctgagtgaaagaagccaatatcCAAAGGTTACACAGTGTCATTCCATATATATGACAATCTCAAAAAGACAAAACCATAGCAATGAAGAGCAGATCAGTGATTGTAGTGGTTAAGAGTGGGAGAAGCTTGTAATGATAAGATACCATGAGGaagggtttgctttttttttttgaggtaatgGAACTGTCCTGTATTCTGATTGTAGTGGTGGTTACACAAAACTATACATGCGTTAAAATTTATAGAACTACATGCCGAAAGAAAAGATCAAATTTTACcatgttaactttttaaataaaatacaaataaagaagTCCTTTTataagtttactttaaaaatgtatgacACAAACTTCCCCAGGTAAGATCTGAGTACCTAGGTGACATCAAAGTCTAATCTGACCACAAATGAAAACCAGGAAGTTAGTGATGTACTCACCACTGCTCGCCCCTCTACAGTTTCCATTACTGGAATCCATAGGAAAATCTGAAAGTGAGTGATGGAATAAAGTGAGAATCATAACATACTCGTTATCACTTCAAGAACTCCCATATTAAAATCTAATTCAGTCGCAGGCTGATTTGGGAAAGAACCTAGATGTCTCAAGGAAATTGATTCTTACTAGTGTTGTGAGGCTGGCACTCTACCATTTGTAGGTCAAATAAGGACACGATGTATTCTCTCATGTCATTAAACCTTAACGTCCTTTTCTGAATCCTCATCAACTGTGCATACTATTTCAGGATTTAGTAAACAAAGTTTCTGAGTTTCACAGAACTTGTGAATTATGAGCACCCTCTAACAATGAAGCCCGTGCTCATGTTCAGTACTCACCCAGCATCTGTTTCTCGATGACTCAAAGAACTAAATTACAGCTCTTCAACAGATAGATGTATCACACTTTTCTGGCATACATTTTAATTCTTAGTGCTTAAGGAAAACATGCAGAGAGCATTCTTGTGCTCTTTGTTAACTGCAGACTAGCAGAAAGGAAGCCTACCATCCAGAGATTACTCAAGCCAGTGCAATTAACAGACATAGTAATAACTGGAAATTGCCATTGACTCTTTTCATGATCCCATAATCCCAGAAAATGGTAAAGTGATAAATGGTAATGAAAATGGTAATTATATAAAGTCCTTCTGTGCTCTAGTTAAGAAAGTACCCTCTTAGGAATAACACTGAGCACCCAGCAAAGCACCATGCTGTATCCAATTATAGATTCTTCCTGACACTTCAACTCAATACTCTTACATGAGAGCTTTACATGTGTATTAACACTTTATGTCAAACGAGTTTAATGCCTCTGTTTAtccaaatagaaaataacattcttCCTCTGTCCTTTTTCTTCATAGGTCACATCATGAATAAATTAAACAAGGAGGGTAATACCATTTTAGAACAACAGCACCCAAAATTACAATTAATGAATTTACTTTCCCTGGCTTAGTAGTCATCAGCTGGTATTTTAATAGCTATATCCTAGGAAAGATAGCAGTCaccaaataaaaaatagataagcagGCAACAAATATGTGATTCTAAAATGTTTGGTTCCATTAAGGTCAGATACTATGAATTTAATGGCTTTTTCTATTCAAAGACTTTATTCATCATAAATATATCCAAGTATTAAAGTAATATGCCAATAGTTTTTCTATTCCTGAAAAAGCCTAGTAATCATGTGATACCCTGCATATGATTTATATAAAAATGATCtctctgtaaattaaaaaatcatattgatccacatttaaaataatcgtTTAATGTCAAAAggttgaaataaaaatgaaaaatacagtccTTCACTTGGAAAAAGAAAACCCCTTTGCAGCAGCTGAACCTAGGAGactggttttctttctttattcttattcAGAGAAAAACATTTCTACACTTTTTAAAGTGCTTAGACATCAACTGTCAGAATTATAAGAGAGAAAACCAAAGTTTTCTGATCATAAATAATTCCAAAAAAGTTTTCAGAAAGTTAAATTTAGGAATCCTAACAAAATTATCCTAAATTAAAATAGTAGGTATTATTAGTAGGACTTATGGCCCAAGGATTTCAGGTCAGAGTCATAGAGGTTTCCAGAAGAGTTCTAAAGGAGCTGTtctaaaggaggaagggagggtttTCCAAATAGAGAAGAGCAAAGGTATGGGGGTGAGAAAGCACAGCTCTCATCAAGGGACCTGACCATCTTCCAGTGGGGCTCAACAGAGCAGTGTAAGTGGAGGGGGAGAAAACTAGAGAGGCAGGAAGGCACGAGATCATGAAGGCTAGAGGCAGATACCAAAGGATTGTAAACAACAGATTTGTGTTTCAGAAAGATCGCCCCATTGGAATGTGGAGGGGTAACACTGGAGGTAAGCAAGCCAATTATCATTCTGTCTCCATAATCCATGTAGGAAATGGTGAGGCCCAAAGAAAGAAAGTAGCATtagagaagaagggaagggaatTGGCTTCAGAGTGGATCTAATGGCACTTGTTACCTACTGAATGTGGAGGGTAAAGAAAAGGGTGGAAGAAAGTCTGAGTCCCAGGCCTGGAATATGGTTGTGGTGGTGCTTCTGAACAACCTAGAAAATACTGGAAGAGAATAGGCATACGAAGGTAAGGAAGTGATGCGTTCACTCTGGGGTCTGCTGAGACGGAGGGGCAAACAGTTAGCCACGAGAATCTGGAATGCATGTTCTCTACTGTCTCAGAAGCTCAGGGAAGCACTTAGCTCTTCTGTCTTGGAATCCTTTCTCCAGGGCTTCCCCTTATTCTCTTAAGCCCTGTATAAATGGGCTtttgaaatataatgaaaaaaacttGTTCCTTTAACTGCAATCTGATGGTCAAAAGACACAGATATACTATaaaattagaatcacttatttcttcGTAGAAGAGGGAGCATAGCTTAGAACAGGTTCTGGTATGAATCGTCTATTAATAGCTTTATGAACTTGGTTCACTTAATTAACTTCACTATATGCCTCAGCTTCCCTTTCTGCAGATAATACTAGTACCAACCATGTAGTTATTATGAGAGTTAAAAAATCAATATGCATTACACAGAACAGCATCTGGAACATATTATGTGTCGTTAGTTCTTATTCTGTGGCTGCTAATGATTCCTGTCCTGAGAATACCATGTCCTGTCATCATGTTGCTGTTGCTTTACCATTTGTCATTCACTTCACATgaatatttcttttgttcttcacAATCCCAGTGTTAATGTcaaatgacttgctcaaagtACACCATTAATGGCCACTCTGGGATCCCAAACAAGGACCTATAACTCTAAAACTAATTTTCTTTAAACTGGGGACATAGAGCCAATTCTTAATCATTCAAAACTAAATATGTATATGGTGGTTGTTGGTCTCTTTCAACACACCTAGTAGGAAGAGAAGGAACAGATACAACGTCATCAATTTTGTTATTTATAGCAAATAACTATTTGGAATTTTGTGGGAACAAGATAAAAAATGAACTATTAAAATCAGATTTGGAGACTATGTAAGATTACATTACCACTGATAATTGCATTAGCTATAAATGGAATTAAATCACATTCTGGgatatactcccctaccccttCCAGAGGGCCTTTCAATATTTTACACCATGAAGGATCTTTAGAATCATGTTTTCTCtctagttttaatttaaaatttccatttctcctttccGTTCCACTTTCCTCTTCATATCACACTAAATAATTCTTCCTTCTTGGTATTTGGCCTCTCAAATATTTGTAGATCTAGGCTAAAGAAAAGGCTGCCTGTTCCCAGAAAGTGGAGAAATGATTAAACAGCAGTCCATGCATGTGAAAGTTGGTGCAGCGCAGCCCAGTGAGAAAAGGCTGGGAGAAATGTGTGCAGCAAAAGCTGGGGTGACAACAAAACCCAGCAATGACTGAGGAGTGATTATAAAGCCCCTGGCATGGCAAACCACAGGGGCTGTAGAAATAGCTGTTAAATATCATACCATAAATTTTCTTACATTCTCCATGTCTACATTTCTGAGATAAACTATTTGTAATTAATAGACATTCATCAGACTCATTCTTCCCTTCCTATTGCTCCCAAAGGGATTTGTTCTTGAACCTGAGATCCAGGCTGATCCATGCAAAATGAAATAGtaagtattttaaatacatattaaatatgtattCAGAAGAAATGAGATCTGCTTTTCCAGTTAGTTCTCAGTGTGTGAAGCTTGTTTCCCAGAGCTGAACTGATACAAGTTCTAGGCTGTATCTGCATTTACCAAAAGACCATGTttgttcaaagaaaacaaaacaaaaaagaaatcaatttgaataacaatgataataacagTGAAATAACAAGAGCAATGGCAGCAATTTGTGAAGGACTTACTACTATGTACGAGGCACTACAGATGCTGTTTAATTTCATCATCACTGTGCCCTTGGGACGTAGGTGGTATTGTCCCCAGTTACAAATTAGAAACCTTTCAACTGGAGAGGTTATATAATTCCCCTACAGTAACAGTTGATACAAGGTAGAGTCAAGATTCAACACCTGGTCTGCCCCACTCCAAGCACTTTACTCatcatacattattaaagatttcaCTAAATGTCATAATTAACCAGCAGAATGACTAAATTGAACTGAATTCTCTAATAAAGCAGATAAGGCAGTTGTATGTGTGGCCACAACTCTATAGTAAAATATAAACTGTGGAAAGATAAATGTAATGTAAATTTATTCATAATGGTCAGGAAGATATGATCTTTCTTTATGAAAATATGCTTGCCCttaatatttaaaagcaaacagTAGTTCAAAGCAATACCCCATTTCATTTTGCTTCGTAAAAAATGTCCTAAACTTGTTGGTGGAGTCATAATGTACCACGAGGGAACAGATCTGTGTGAATGGTAGGATCTGAAAATCCTCTTGACATTGGAGGAATGTAAAAGGTGGTTTCATTTTACTCAGGGAAACCtcatttttatattctgctaGATTCTAGACATAAGACATAAGGACTCTTTATACCtaaaggaagaggggaaaaacccAGCTTAATGAACTATCATATCCCACTGAACCAAGGAACACATTGCATCGTAAATTAAACTGGCCACATGTGGTAGTTCCTAAGTAATTCCAGGTGCCTGACAGTTTGACCCTGGATAGAGAATGTAATTTTCAGCAAGCTGGCCTTGGAAGCCAGGGGACCCTTCAGGCTAGAATCCACCCTTCAATttgccttccccacctccccttcaGCTCCCTCCTGCCACCGGAGTCTCTGGTTCACACTGAGGGTTATAATTaagagggggaagaggggagacTATCACTAAAATATGGTTCCAACTGCCACCTACCCCTACTTATTTTTCTAGCAAGGATGTTGTCAGCAAAACATATTATGGCATTTTGAAGCAGCTCAGCAATCAGGTCCCATGAACTGACAAATTGTTTCCATGCACGTCCTATTTGAGTGCTTCAATGAGGCAATTGTTCCACATTTGGTCCACGATGATAGGTAACTCAGGGACACTTAAGGAAACAGCTTTCCATCCATATTGACCATGGCTTTTGAGAGCCATTAATCTTGCCAAACCTCTCTCATTTGAAGTCCATTATCTCTAAGAGAGGTTTCAGAACAAGGGGAGAATGCATTTCAGTGTGAACCATAGCCACCTCATTCCTAGCCCTTGGCCTGAGAGAAGTGCCAGGATTTAACTGATTCTAAGTGCCTGGCAGACCAGGGCAGCAGTGGACTGAGCTATCCCAGCGTCTGCCCAGCCTGTGATGGTTAGTGGGTACAAAAGCTTAAGAGTACTCTTTTAGCCCAAAGattaataagaaatacatttctttttgattatttgatACAACCAGTTTGTTTCTTCATGAAAATCAAGGCGACAATAGGTATAGtcaaaatgataaactaagtCAGGTAGCCATCAAAAGCTCCTGAAATCTTTCTGTTCAGTTTGGTTTTGCAGCTATTTGTACAAGcactcttcccctccccactcacTGTATGTTAAGCAACTTTTCCAAATCAATTCCCTGACCACCAAAAACTATTACCTAGAAGGACTAAGGACATGGGCTTAGGCTGAGCAACTTAAGAGGCAATTGATGCCCAAGAAATGAACGGAGAGGGAGGTCTCAAGAGATCACACCTAAGAACAGAGATGATCTGAGGAGGATCCAAAGGAAGAGGATCAACCATGAAagattgggtttatttttaaagtaaaaaggaAGGGTGAAATTCAAGTTTGGGGTTAATTGGTAGGAATGATATTGAGTTAGAATTAAATGGAGCATAATGAACTGTTTAGTTGGAGTCTTAAGAATTATGACTGTTCTAATTAGACCAAACACTAGTGAGAAAACAACTTGTAATGGGTTCCATTTAATGTAGAACTGCAATAAAGCTTTACAATAGGGAGAGATTGAAATGAATCTGCGGTTGATGCACACACAGAAAAGGGCATAAAATAAGGTATTAAAGACAAATTATTTGAAGAGCATAAGAGGGGGATAAAGGGTGAAAGTAAAAATAACATTACATGAGTGTATGATGATACCACGCCTTAAATATAACTCCTTTCATCCATATGTCATTTACAAAATGACTTGAAGTCATGTGGGAATGTGAAAAGAGCCCAGCAATTTCACCCCGCCAGCTCTGAGTCTAGAGCAAGTCACAGAAGCTAATTAGTAGTGCATAGCAATGTTTCACAGCTATTTCAGTCTGGAATGGAAGAACAATTTATCTCATTGAAAGGAGGGGGAAATTTAAGGTGAAGGCAATTGCTCAGATTGGATGTTGAGTAAACACATATGACTAACATCTGTGGGTTGGAGTAAGGTTACTGAAGTTATCTCGGCATTTTTGATTGGAAGAAAATGGTGCTTCAGTTGTCTGTTTTCACCatacaatctttttttcttaattgaagtatagtcagttacaatgtgtcaacttctggtgtacagcacattcaCCATACAATCTTGACAAGCAGTTAAACACTGAAGATACAGAAAACTGACGACAGAAGGCAAGAGAATCAGGCAAGAAAGCTCAGCGATTATaaacagatgaagaaagtaagaaagagcaTCACTATACAAGATGTGGTTACTTGGACATGGAAAGAGTGGAAGTGAAGGGGTAAGTGTTGAGTCAAAGTGCAATGGGAGTGGAATGAACGGAGTGTTTTAGAAAGACAGATCGCCTATTGGAAAATGCGTACATCTGAAAGGGTGAAGAGGTGAGAGGAAAAAGGCATGGGGCTCGACAGAGTAATTAAGAGAGAGATTAAGCGAGGTGATCCTCCCTTAATGAAAGACAGCATCAGAGAGTAAAGGTGAGTAACAGGACTTCAAGGAGTGGCTGGAAGGCAAGGGGAGAGGTCGGGCAGTGTCAGGACTCACCAGCTCCGTCGGCAGTGACGATGGCCTCGGGCGAGATGCACACGCCCCGGTCGTAAACCGGCAGCTCCTCGCAGGCCAGGCTCTCTGGCCACGAGTGGCGGTACTTGATGAGGATGGGCTCACAGCCCTGCCGGGCCCGCTCGCACACAGACTTGCAGGGCTTGATGGGCTCGTGCTGGAAGTCAATGGTGCAGATGGGCGCGTACATGGCACAGAGGAAGAAGAGCAGATCTGGGCTGCACTGGGTGCCCAGCAGACCTTCGAACTGCTCGATGGCCAGGATGGCGTTGGCCTGGGTGCTGTGGTGCAGGTGGTTGGGCATCTTGGTCATGTTCCAGGGCAGGGACTTGCACAGGGGGATGCGGACGGGCTCACAGGCTGCCGCCCGGGCTCCAGGCACGCGGAGCAGGCAGAGCGCAGCCAAGGCGAGCAGCCCAGCCCGCGGCAGCAGCATCGCTCCCGGGCTGCCGCAGGCCATGATCCCGGCAGGATGGGTCAGGGCGCAGCAGTGCCGAGGACGCCGAGAGCCTCGCTCGGccgtctcctcctctcccctggaAACGGACACAGTGATCTAGGAGCTTCTCCTCCCCCGGCAATCTCACAGCTTCCTTGGATCAAATTCCCCCAATGGGGTCCCACGAGCTTCGCCGAGCTCCAGCCGCCGCCGCCCCTGCCGCTCCTGCCGCTCTGGCTGCTCTTCCCGACGTCTAAGCCTTCTGGGGCCGCAGCATCTATTTATTCCTCGCTCTCTCTAGCAGAAGCACCAGGCTTCTCAGATGAACCAGATGAGAGGAAaacaagaggaagggagggagaaataaaaacaaaagtagaatTCAGCTGAGGTAGTTGGAGCTCTGGGGTGTCACGTCCCCTGGATTACAAAAGGTGCTAAAAGGAAAGCATGAAATACTGCCAAGTGAGGAGGACGCtgagggggtggagggcgggggtgggtaGGGGGGACGAGGGAGGATCAGAGGGAAAAGACTTCTAATGGGGGAGGAGGGTGCAGTAAGAGTTTGCAAGTCTTGTAGGCTGAGCAAAAAATCCAGTTTTTGGTGTGAGCTGCGGCTGCTGCCGCGCCCGCCGCTAGCAGGAGGGACCGGCAGGAGGAGCCTCGACGAGAGGTCTGCGCCTCGGACCCGCTGCTCTTCACTTTCCTACCTCCGGGCCCCAGGCAGCTCCGCCCCCGCGCAGTCCCAGCCCTCCAGGGCCAGCTCCTTTTCCCAGGAAGGCAGCTGGGGATCCGGACTGAGAAGGTCTGTGGGTTGGAGGCGGAGGAGAGGGAAGCCTGGGGAAGCAGTGAGGATGCGATTACCCAAGAAAGAGCCGACTCGAGACGagcacctcccccccacccccaacacaggGGGCGCAACCCCCGACCCCGCTCCAAAGGAGAAGCCCCAGCCCCTTACCGAAGAGCCCACACCAACCTCGACGACGGAGTGTCCCCTGTTCCCCACCTGGGAATCCGCCCGAGCCCCTCGCTCCCTGGAGATGTTTCCTTTAAGCAAAATACAGCTTCACCTCTGTGATCACCAGCTCTGCAGTCAGGCCTGAGGGGGAAAGACTTAAGCAACGTCACTTAAAATGTACAGGTTGCAGAAAACTCGCGCCCTGCAGCGATGGTGGAGCCTTATCAAACCAGAGCTCCTGACTACAGAGGTCTGCATTTTGAAtaagtggtggggggaggagggggaggaatcaCCTTTCATAAAAAGAGCAGAAACCCTGTACATAATTACAAATAAGACACCAGAAGCCAGACgcgtggtttgtttgttttcctttaatatttttcctttgtcCTTAGAACTTTGGAGCTTTGCTTTTTAAGCTTCAAAGTGAAAACGAACTGCTTTAAAGCACTtgggcttttttttcttcttctgacttTACTCACTAAAATAAAGTGGCACTTATTTAACTCTCCCCACCAATAATTTCGCCTAGCACTTGAGAGAAATGTGTAGGTAAATTACTGGTAATAATACtggtaataataatgatgataatgataacaataaaACCCTTTCCATCCAAATGAATTCAAcctagaaaagaaaatggaaaacagatccCCTCCCGGTCGGCTCCTTCCGCTAATGAGctacctctttccctccctctcccccttcctcccttttcaggacacattgtaaatggaatGACCTGCAGAGGACCTCCTACCCTGCCCTTTCAATGGGAAATCACTGAGCAAAGGGATTGCCGAATGTCAGAAAACACAGCCTTCATtgagaagagaaggaaacaaaccCTAAAACAAAACAGGAAGTCACCTTTGCTCTGCAACACTGAAATATTTGGCTGCTTTAATCTAGCCATTTTTCACTGTCAATAGTAAGCAGAGGAAAGGGGCTTCCACTTTAGTTAGAGCACCCGGTGAGATGGTTTCCATTCCCCACCACTGACTTGACAGCACTAAGAAAATGTCAGTGCTAACTTGAGTTGATGGAATTTTATCTCTAAAATGACCATAAACGGCTGTTTGTGACTGCAGTAAATTTTTTCAGAAGGAAGTTTGTTCCACTTAGGAGGAAAACAACAACAGATGGTAGATAGGGAGTCATTTAAGTGAGAATATAAACTGTTCTACAAGAATTGGGTGTTacttaagaaaagaaaaccaaaaattacATAAATGAATTAGATGAAAAATGATTTAGCAAGTAAAATTTAGgagaaaaaacaaacttaataGCAGCCAATATTAGCGGGCTAGTAAAGAAAATGTAGGTAAGATTTTCAATAAATTAGAGGTGAGGAGTAGATATCATAGATTgtttgagaaatatattttcctgttcACCTTAAATCTTAAcagcaggagaaaaagaaagagccagTTGTTGTAATGGTTCCACTATCCGAAATAAAGTGTGTTTTCCTTCCCCTGCACAAAAGTCAAACATTGCTTTTATCTCACATCCCCTCACAACTTTTCTCTAATCCAGATTTGTCTTTTTCAAAACCCCAAATTTCATTGCCTCCCAGAAGCCTTTTTGAGTACCCTGCCtggttctgttcatttttctcgTTAGTTCCTATTGAACCTTGTTCATTTTTGCAAATTATTCTTTAGCACTTGCCAATTTATGCTtcaaaaatttttcttcatttcatttgagTGTGCTCTGTGTTCCTGAATAgcgtgtatgattttttttaaagaagagaattCATCTCCTATTTCTtttgaagccatcatttgagaaaTGTTGACTGATGGAACTTGGAATGCAATGttttaagtattaaaatattcATGTCTTAGAAGTAAAATACAAATTGAGTAAATTATGATAGCCAAGTTTGAAAAGTAGGCTATTTAATCATGAAGGTAACACGAATGAGGTAGGGCATAGTTTCCACTAGTGGATGAGTTATACTCCCCAAACTGAGTGCTTTCAGACAAGGCCCACTTTAGAGAAAATTAAGGGAAGGCTGAAACCTGGTGCCCCCAAGGAAATAGGTCGTAGGTCATTGGTTTCTCTTAACGTTCTATTTTACACAATTTCATTTAATCAGCCTTCAACTGACAAAACACTGATCTTTGTGTAGAGCTGCGTCTGGGCCACATGAAAGACATCTGACTGCTTTAGACATTTCCCCCTATCTGGTGAAGAAATTTTGAAGTAGATAATCTGTAGGTAACACACAAGGGGCTCgagaattgaaatttttaaatgatactttGATGGGCATAGCTATAGTGATCTTTCAGAGCTCACATTTTAGAACTAAGGATGAAAGTCAAAGAGTTTTATGCAGATTTCATACTTGAGAAAGTTATCAACGTGGCAAATGCAACCATTACTTTGCTGAAAAAAACCTTATGAAAACCAGATTCCCAGAATTTGAAGGGCTCCCCAAGGCTTATCCAGTGGGTTTCTTCCAGGGATGAAGGCACTTCAGAGGAACCATGTGGCATGCGGCTCTCCGAGAGCTGCAGCATAGCATCCCCCTAGCACCTGGTTGAGACTGTGGGTCGGTTTTGAGATCAACAGCTGCTTAGGAACTACACCCAGATCCAATCACAGCCACTCAGCCTTCTTAGTGCCCCATGACACCAAGGTCAGTGGCATTCCATTTAACTTCCTGACAAGGGTTCCTGTGGAGATACCAAAAAAAAGATCttgcatatgaaaatgaatatatatatgtgtgtgtgtataactgcatcactatgctgtacaccagaaattaacacaacattgtaaatactgtctatacttcaataaaaaaattaaattaaaaaaatgagatatgAGAAGAATTTGGTCAAGTATCAGATGTAAAAACCCACACTTAAATCTGTGTCTTTgtgtttttcaaaagaaaatattgaagtgTCAACTATGTGTGGTGATCTGTGGTTGGTGCTACCTGAGAATACAAAGATGAGGCAAACATGATCTCTTCCTCCAGAAGCTTAAATCTGATCTTTACATAAAAGCACAATGTCcacacatataattttaaaataaaatgattaaaataaagggaaaaaaagatcttGCTAGAGGTTACCACTGTGAATTATCCATATTTCCAAAATTTAAGTTTGATCGCAATATCTTGTTTTgtctataatttaaatattaacataataattaacattattttttatcTGTTTACATATACTTTAAACTTACCCCAGGTTTGTGTTTGTAAGACGATCCACATCTGTCCTGTAGGGAAATGTACAGGGCTGGCGTGTGAAATAATTAATAACTAGGGCAGCTCAGACAGTGACCAGGCAGAGTGACTGCAGACAGTCTCATGCTGTACCAGCTGAGCATCAGCCCTAGTACCCGGggagcaggagaactgtgtctatTGGGCACCTACCGTGTGTGAGGCACACAAACCACACCACACTTTGCAGGAGGTATTAGTTCcaaagatgaaaaaactgaggctcagaggaatgAAGTCATTCCCCAAAGTTCTCACAGCTGGCTAAGGGCCTGTCAGAAGTAG containing:
- the FRZB gene encoding secreted frizzled-related protein 3; translation: MACGSPGAMLLPRAGLLALAALCLLRVPGARAAACEPVRIPLCKSLPWNMTKMPNHLHHSTQANAILAIEQFEGLLGTQCSPDLLFFLCAMYAPICTIDFQHEPIKPCKSVCERARQGCEPILIKYRHSWPESLACEELPVYDRGVCISPEAIVTADGADFPMDSSNGNCRGASSERCKCKPIRATQKTYFRNNYNYVIRAKVKEVKSKCHDVTAVVEVKEILKASLVNIPRDTVNLYTSSGCLCPPLNVNEEYIIMGYEDEERSRLLLVEGSIAEKWKDRLGKKVKRWDMKLRHLGLNKSDSSHSDSTQSQKSGRNSKPRQARN